A segment of the Nostoc sp. TCL26-01 genome:
AACACGTAAGAAGCAAATAACCAGCGCAAAATATTACAATAAGTGAAGAAGCACAAGGCAAAGGTCAGAGAGCAAAAAAGTAGACAATTGTCTACAGCAATGGTTGATATCATTAATTAATGCAGCTTCAAAAGCTTTAGCCATTTAGGACATAATTTATGTCGTCAGTCACGATAAATTTGCCAGAAGAAGTATTTAGCTCCCGTCGCCTGACTCCAGAAGAATTTGTGCGTGATATGCGCCTGGCTGCTGCTATCTACTGGTATCAAAAGCAGGAAATCTCTATGGAGAAAGCAGCCAATGTTGCTGGGTTAAACCGCCGAGACTTTCTTGCTGTCTTAGCCCGTGAACAAGTAGATGTCTTCGCTGTTGACCTTGATGATTTACAGCGTGAGTTAAACCGTGACTGAACTGCCTGCTATCAACACATCTCCACTAATTTTTTTGACCAAGGGCGGCTTTGTCGATTTGTTGCTCCTAATTACTTTTGGCAGATATTACTCCTACTTGACTTCGCGGACTTTACCTAGACGAGTGAAACGAATTTCAATCCGCCTGCGTGTTACGTCATCTTGACGGGCGATCGCTGAAACTTTTTGCCTATTTTGGTCATTTTTGGGTAAAATCAATTGTGCTGCCGAATAGGCTCGAAATGAGAGTCCTGACAATTTCTGCTGTTTCCTTTGGATATCCCGCAGTACGTTGACTACAGCTAAAGCACGCATCAAGCCTAAATCAGCATTAGAACCAGCGCGCAGATTAGTTACTGGTAATTCACCTCTGTTGACTTTTTCTAGATTTAAATCTAAATTACTCACCACATTACCATTAGGTTGTCCGTCGGTATGACCGATAATTTCGACAACATTGATTTTGTATTTTTTGGTGTTCAATTCTATTTCAGGGACAATTTTATTTAAAATATTCGCAACCATTTTTGGAGAGATGGCTGCACTACCTGAAGCAAAGCGATAATCACCTGTATCGGGAATTTCAATAATTGGTGGTGTGTCTGTTGGTACTGAGCTTTGTTTTGATATAACTGAGGTGACAATAGTGATTAATAAAAACAAAATTAATATCAAAAAAGCATTAGACATTAAATCTGTAAAAGCTGGCCAAATGTTCAAGTCTTCATCAGTGTTTGTCTGTCTTGAGCGATGAGCCATAAGGTTGATATTATTCGGTAATTTGATGATCAGGATTCGTGTTTGTTGTGTTAAAGTCAGTGATTTTGTTGATGCCTTGTGTGAGGCGATCGCCTACTTGCTGATATGCTGTGACTAAGTTACCGTTATCTTTGTGTATTACCTGCATTTCGATAATTAAAGTTTCCAGCTTCATACTCAACTGATTTGTTAAGCCTTCAATATTCCCAATTACAGTTTGTAAGCTGCTACTATTAGTATCGATTTTGTTTGACACATTCACCAAATTTAAATTTACTTGTTCTGTGTATTGATTCACCGCATGGAGTAACTGTTGTAGCGATGCTTCCACCTGGTACAAGCTATCAGTTTTCTCGGACATCTTGTTCTCTAATTTCTCAACTTTATTAATTGCCTTAGAGAAACTATTTGCACCTTGCTTTAACTGCGGAATAATCTCTTCTAAAGCACTTTGATTAGATTGATGTAAATCAAATACTTGCAGCGAAGTTTGTGAGACATTTTTAATATCTGCCCCTAACTTAATTAATTCTTGATTACAACTTTGCACTTCTTCTAAGATGGTGGCAAAAGATTCTACGGTAGCGGCTAAACTGGCAGCCGACTGAGAAAATTTTGTCTGAGTATTAGTCAAATTGGCTGTAGCTGTTGATAATTTTTGAGGAAATTGACTTGTAGCAAATATTTCCGCAGACTGGATAAATACATGAGATTTGGCATTGAGTTCTGTAATTGTCTGGTCAAATTCATTAGCCGCAGTTGATATCGTACCTGCGGCTTGATAAAATCCCTCATAAACTCGCTTGGCTAATTCATTTGCTTCTCTATTTCCTCTAGAGATTTCTTTCGCCACCACACCCAAAGATTGTTCCACAGCATCCCGCACAGTAGAACCAAAGCGAGTTAAGAACTCATCTTGCTGGGATACCATTTTATTGACAATTTTATCGAGGCGGGTATCACCTTGTACTTGGGGTAGATAAATATTGTCTAGATAATCTTCTAAAGAACTGAGTAATCTATACTTAGCAAGGGTGGTATTTCGCACCCAATTAAATACTGTTAATGCCGCACTGAATAATAAACCTACAAAACTAGTAATGAAGGCAATACTCATACCTTCTAATGGTTTTTGTAGTTCAGTAACTAGCGTATTAACATTACTAGTATTAATTTGCGTGATGGTTTGGCTGAGTGATGATAAATTGAGCGTGATCCCAAAAAATGTTCCCAGTAAACCAAAGGCTAAAAGTAAGTTGGGCAGAATTCGACACCAATAATCAATATGTTCACAGGTAAATCCTTTGATTTTTTCTCGGCTATAAACTTGCTCAATTAATGCTATTGTATTGACCTGATCTAGATGATTACTGGCTTGCTGAAATCTCCGTTCTAATTCTTTGACTATCTTGGGTTTTTCTCCAGATGGTTTTTCATGAATCAATCTGCTGATCTTTTCTTCTATCTCTACTAAATATTGATAAAGTGATAACCGATAAACAATGGTAGTGATAGATGGGATGACAACAAATATAATAGTAAAGAAAACTAAATACGGTGGTATTGGTGGCATGAAAATCCTATTGATAAATTGAAGTTATCTGGACAACTCCGCATTTGTCTGTAACTCAGCAACAATATTAGAGTGGATACTGATTAAATATGTTTTTGCATTCACTCTCATAAACTTCCTTGGTGATAAAACCATTATCAAAGTATTTTTTTAGCTCCTCTAGTTTGGCAGTTCTGATGGTGGCAAAATTATCAGTAGACTCAAGAGGTGAATCAATGACTATTTCCCCGGCGATAGCTGGCTGATTTGATAGATTTTTACTAGGTGCAAAACTAGGTGTTGATGATAAGGTAAATCGCTGCTTCATCTTTTTTTGGAAGCGATTGATAATTCCCTCTTTCGCTGTGGGATCTGTACTTGCTGATGTTCCCACTACTGTAAATTTATAGGGATAGTTAGCACTATCTTCTGGTAAGTTATCTACTGCTTGGACAAATTTTCTCAGCTTTGGTAAATATGCGTTTTCCCAGAGTTCAGGTTGTCTTTCGATTAACCCAATTTCCTGATTTAACAGTTGTTCCAAAGCTTCAGTCATATCTTGATGGTTAGCCAGTTTTTCTAGAGACTGGTTCCATTCGGGACTGAGGGAAGCAATGTTATGAATACCCCGTAATTCATCGTAGTAGGAAAATTCCAAATGCTGATTTTCCGGGTTCTGTTCCAGTAAGCCGAATGCTAGCGCGGGGTAGAAGATATCCTCTAATTTTTCCATAGCGATCGCATCTGGAGGGATAATATCAGGAAATGCTGCCTGATAATCGTTATGCAGGAAAGATGTGGCTGAATTTTGTTCCCGCAGATAGGGATTTCTCATTCTCTCCAAGTTACTAATAAGTCTGAGAGGAAATCCCGCGTACTCGTTGACAATTAAAATCTCATCATCAGCTTGGGTGGGTTTTAAGATACTGGCTTCTACACCTAAATCCTGTGCTAACAATGTTTTAAATTGGCGTACTTCCGCTTCATCTGTATCTTTAAAACCAATTAACTTACTACTTTTGGCGGGATCTTCTCGGAAATAGGGGTCACTTAAATTCAGGCGTAACAGTGGTTCAGCTTCTTGCATAATTTGTCCTAACCGAGTTGAACGGTTTGCTAACGGATACTTTTGCATGAAGCGCTTAATCACAGAATTAACGATGTTACCCACACGAGAAGTAAATAGACTATCAACTTTTAGGTCAATTTCTGTTTGCAGATAGTCTTGTGTACTGCGTTCTTTATCGATGAAAATGGCTAAAGATTGACCTCTACCAGTCGCTTCTGTAATGGCGGTACTAGCTAATACCAACTGTCCGCGAAAATCATCTTCTGGTAACATGGTTTGGTAGCAGCGCTCAATATCTTCACTATCAAATATTGCTTCGCCACTCATTTCATCAAAGTTCATTTGTCTTAAATCACTGTCTTGCTTTTCATAAGTAGTTTGTAAGTCTTCAATTAACCTACTAAAAGCCGTTAATTGATTAGCGATCGCTTGCACATACTTCTGTAATTCATTGACAATTTTCAGCGCTTCCTGAGACACTGTTAAGTCAAAATTATGCTTAATTAATCTGCTGACTTCTTGGATGGCTCTTTTGGCTTCTATTTGTACTTGAGTGTTCTTATTATTTAAAAAGGGAATACTTGCTTTTTGCTCAATATCTTCAATGATTTGATCAGC
Coding sequences within it:
- a CDS encoding UPF0175 family protein, with the translated sequence MSSVTINLPEEVFSSRRLTPEEFVRDMRLAAAIYWYQKQEISMEKAANVAGLNRRDFLAVLAREQVDVFAVDLDDLQRELNRD
- a CDS encoding flagellar motor protein, with the translated sequence MAHRSRQTNTDEDLNIWPAFTDLMSNAFLILILFLLITIVTSVISKQSSVPTDTPPIIEIPDTGDYRFASGSAAISPKMVANILNKIVPEIELNTKKYKINVVEIIGHTDGQPNGNVVSNLDLNLEKVNRGELPVTNLRAGSNADLGLMRALAVVNVLRDIQRKQQKLSGLSFRAYSAAQLILPKNDQNRQKVSAIARQDDVTRRRIEIRFTRLGKVREVK
- a CDS encoding methyl-accepting chemotaxis protein is translated as MPPIPPYLVFFTIIFVVIPSITTIVYRLSLYQYLVEIEEKISRLIHEKPSGEKPKIVKELERRFQQASNHLDQVNTIALIEQVYSREKIKGFTCEHIDYWCRILPNLLLAFGLLGTFFGITLNLSSLSQTITQINTSNVNTLVTELQKPLEGMSIAFITSFVGLLFSAALTVFNWVRNTTLAKYRLLSSLEDYLDNIYLPQVQGDTRLDKIVNKMVSQQDEFLTRFGSTVRDAVEQSLGVVAKEISRGNREANELAKRVYEGFYQAAGTISTAANEFDQTITELNAKSHVFIQSAEIFATSQFPQKLSTATANLTNTQTKFSQSAASLAATVESFATILEEVQSCNQELIKLGADIKNVSQTSLQVFDLHQSNQSALEEIIPQLKQGANSFSKAINKVEKLENKMSEKTDSLYQVEASLQQLLHAVNQYTEQVNLNLVNVSNKIDTNSSSLQTVIGNIEGLTNQLSMKLETLIIEMQVIHKDNGNLVTAYQQVGDRLTQGINKITDFNTTNTNPDHQITE